One Blastocatellia bacterium genomic region harbors:
- a CDS encoding zf-HC2 domain-containing protein, whose protein sequence is MQCVQYKKLASAYHDRQLDPAMQRTLKQHMSHCRACREYLAQLQAVADRLARLSAPSLPTDFVERTVVAFKELRYEPKPTLWRSLVNFAFIHSRLVSTVCSFLITILCSGAILGQFKPIPLNVVSTAGFVQLTQAQFDQVNGRDDSLPRAGSYAFPRVQRGSQIDLASVGLPAASIVVLAYVRSDGRASLIEVLDPPSSPQLVARVQGALSNLRFRPALADGRPVPTQLVLVVEQIDVRG, encoded by the coding sequence ATGCAGTGCGTGCAATACAAAAAACTGGCATCCGCTTATCACGATCGTCAGTTGGACCCAGCAATGCAACGGACGTTGAAGCAGCACATGAGCCACTGTCGAGCGTGCCGCGAGTATTTGGCGCAGCTTCAAGCAGTCGCGGATCGGCTGGCACGCCTTTCAGCGCCCAGTTTACCCACAGACTTTGTTGAGCGAACCGTCGTCGCTTTCAAAGAGCTTCGCTATGAGCCGAAGCCAACCCTGTGGCGGTCGCTGGTTAATTTCGCGTTCATCCATTCACGGCTCGTTTCCACTGTCTGCAGTTTTCTGATCACGATCCTCTGTTCGGGAGCGATCTTAGGACAATTCAAACCAATCCCCCTCAACGTTGTTTCGACTGCCGGATTTGTGCAGTTAACGCAGGCTCAGTTTGATCAGGTCAATGGTCGGGATGACTCACTGCCTCGCGCGGGGTCTTACGCATTTCCGCGAGTCCAACGCGGCAGTCAGATTGATCTGGCATCGGTTGGATTGCCTGCCGCGTCCATTGTTGTCTTAGCGTATGTTCGCTCCGACGGTCGAGCTTCCTTGATCGAAGTGTTAGACCCGCCGAGCTCGCCTCAACTCGTGGCTCGTGTGCAAGGCGCATTGAGCAATTTGCGCTTTCGTCCGGCGCTGGCTGACGGGCGTCCCGTCCCGACGCAACTGGTGTTAGTTGTAGAGCAGATAGATGTCCGTGGCTGA